From one Bos indicus x Bos taurus breed Angus x Brahman F1 hybrid chromosome 7, Bos_hybrid_MaternalHap_v2.0, whole genome shotgun sequence genomic stretch:
- the FLT4 gene encoding vascular endothelial growth factor receptor 3 isoform X3, with translation MTPPTLNITEETYVIDSSDSLSISCRGQHPLEWAWPGAQDAPVPEEKDGEDTGTVRDCEGTDTRPYCKVLQLQEAHANNTGSYRCYYKYIKARIEGTTAASTYVFVRDWEQPFINKPDTLLVNRKDSTWVPCLVSIPGLNVTLRSQSSALQPDGQEVVWDDRRGMRVPTPLLRDALYLQCETTWGGQAFLSNPFVVHITGNELYDIQLFPKRSLELLVGEKLVLNCTVWAEFNSGVTFDWNYPGKQAERGKWVPERRSQQTHTELSSILTIHNVSQRDLGPYVCQANNGIQQFQESTEVIVHEKPFISVEWLKGPVLEATAGDELVKLPVKLAAYPPPEFQWYKDRKAVSGRHSPHVLVLKEVTEASAGIYTLALWNTAAGLRRNISLELVVNVPPHIHEKEASSPSIYSRHSRQALTCTAYGVPPPLGIQWHWRPWTPCRTFSQRSLSRRRQQRDRMPQCQDWREVTTQDAVNPIESLDTWTEFVEGKNKTVSKLVIQEANVSAMYKCVVFNKVGQDERLIYFYVATIPDGFSIESEPSEEPLEGQTVRLSCRADNYTYEHLHWYRLNLSTLHDAQGNPLLLDCKNVHLFATPLAASLEEVASGEPHATLTLTIPSVAPEDEGDYVCEVQDRRTHDKHCHKKYLSVQALEAPRLTQNLSDLLVNVSDSLEMRCPVAGTHVPSIVWYKDERLLEEESGIDLADSNQRLSIQRVREEDAGHYLCSVCNAKGCVNSSASVAVEGSEDKGSMEIVILVGTGVIAVFFWVLLLLIFCNMRRPTHADIKTGYLSIIMDPGEVPLEEQCEYLSYDASQWEFPRERLHLGRVLGHGAFGKVVEASAFGINKGSSCDTVAVKMLKEGATASEHRALMSELKILIHIGNHLNVVNLLGACTKPNGPLMVIVEFCKYGNLSNFLRTKREAFNPCAEKSAEQRRRFCSMVEDAKADQRRPGNCDMALLTRLLTGKGGAGRAAPVQEAKDLWLSPLTMEDLVCYSFQVARGMEFLASRKCIHRDLAARNILLSESDVVKICDFGLARDIYKDPDYVRKGSARLPLKWMAPESIFDKVYTTQSDVWSFGVLLWEIFSLGASPYPGVQINEEFCQRLKEGTRMRAPELATPAIRRIMLSCWAGDPKERPAFSDLVEILGNLLQGRAQQEDDCVAPCGSQSSEEGSFLQASTTAMHITETDADTEDSPLSLHQHSLAARYYNCVSFPGCLARGTQTQGSSRMKTFEEFPMTPTTYKAIVDSQTDSGMVLASEEFEQLESRHREESRLSCKGPGRNVSMTTAHLDPQGRRWPDPGPRGQVFYNSEYGELAGPPEESASTLAARSPFFTDSSY, from the exons ATGACCCCACCAACCCTGAACATCACGGAAGAGACATATGTCATCGATTCCAGTGACAGCCTGTCCATCTCCTGCAG GGGGCAGCACCCCCTGGAGTGGGCCTGGCCGGGGGCTCAGGATGCACCAGTCCCAGAGGAGAAGGATGGTGAGGACACGGGGACCGTGCGAGACTGTGAAGGCACAGACACCCGGCCCTACTGCAAGGTTCTGCAGCTGCAGGAGGCCCACGCCAACAACACAGGCAGCTACCGCTGCTACTACAAGTACATCAAGGCTCGCATTGAGGGCACAACCGCGGCCAGCACCTACGTGTTTGTGAGAG ACTGGGAGCAGCCATTCATCAACAAGCCAGACACACTCCTGGTCAACAGGAAGGACTCCACGTGGGTGCCCTGCCTGGTGTCCATCCCCGGCCTGAACGTCACGTTGCGCTCG CAAAGCTCAGCACTGCAGCCTGATGGACAGGAGGTGGTGTGGGATGACCGCCGGGGCATGCGGGTGCCCACCCCTCTGCTGCGCGATGCCCTGTACCTGCAATGTGAGACCACCTGGGGcggccaggccttcctgtccaaccCCTTCGTTGTGCACATCACAG GCAATGAGCTCTATGACATCCAGCTGTTCCCCAAGAGATCGCTGGAGCTGCTGGTTGGGGAAAAACTAGTCCTGAACTGTACCGTGTGGGCCGAGTTCAACTCAGGTGTCACCTTTGACTGGAACTATCCAGGGAAGCAG GCAGAGCGGGGTAAGTGGGTACCAGAGCGGCGCTCCCAGCAGACTCACACAGAGCTCTCCAGCATCCTCACCATCCACAACGTCAGCCAGCGTGACTTGGGCCCGTACGTGTGCCAGGCCAACAATGGTATCCAGCAGTTCCAGGAGAGCACTGAGGTCATTGTGCATG AGAAGCCCTTCATCAGCGTCGAGTGGCTCAAGGGTCCGGTTCTAGAGGCCACGGCAGGAGATGAGCTGGTGAAGCTGCCCGTGAAGCTGGCGGCTTATCCCCCACCAGAGTTCCAATG GTACAAGGACAGAAAGGCAGTGTCCGGGCGCCACAGTCCCCATGTTCTGGTGCTCAAGGAGGTGACGGAGGCCAGTGCGGGCATCTACACCCTGGCCCTGTGGAACACCGCGGCTGGCCTGAGGCGTAACATCAGCCTAGAGCTGGTGGTGAATG TACCCCCCCACATCCATGAAAAGGAGGCCTCCTCCCCCAGCATCTACTCCCGCCATAGCCGCCAGGCCCTCACCTGCACGGCCTACGGGGTGCCCCCTCCTCTCGGCATCCAGTGGCACTGGCGGCCGTGGACGCCCTGCAGGACCTTCAGCCAGCGCAGCCT CAgccggcggcggcagcagcgagACCGAATGCCACAGTGCCAGGACTGGAGGGAGGTGACCACACAGGATGCTGTGAACCCCATTGAGAGCCTGGACACCTGGACGGAGTTTGTGGAGGGCAAAAATAAG ACGGTGAGCAAGCTGGTGATCCAGGAGGCCAATGTGTCCGCCATGTACAAGTGCGTGGTCTTCAACAAAGTGGGCCAGGATGAGCGTCTCATCTACTTCTACGTGGCCA CCATCCCCGATGGCTTCAGCATAGAGTCAGAGCCAtcagaagagcccctggagggccAGACCGTGCGCCTGAGCTGCCGGGCTGACAACTACACATATGAGCATTTGCACTGGTACCGCCTCAACCTGTCCACGCTGCATGACGCGCAGGGGAACCCACTGCTGCTTGACTGCAAGAACGTGCACCTGTTTGCCACGCCACTGGCCGccagcctggaggaggtggcgTCCGGGGAGCCCCACGCCACGCTCACCCTCACCATCCCCAGTGTGGCACCAGAAGACGAAGGCGACTACGTGTGCGAGGTGCAGGACCGGCGCACCCACGACAAGCACTGCCATAAGAAGTACCTGTCCGTGCAGG ccctagAAGCCCCACGGCTCACACAGAACCTAAGCGACCTCCTGGTGAACGTGAGCGATTCCTTGGAGATGCGGTGCCCAGTGGCTGGGACGCACGTACCCAGCATCGTGTGGTACAAAGATGAGAGGCTGCTGGAAGAAGAGTCCG GAATCGACCTGGCGGACTCGAACCAGAGGCTGAGCATCCAGCGCGTGCGCGAGGAGGATGCGGGCCACTATCTGTGCAGTGTGTGCAACGCCAAGGGCTGTGTCAACTCCTCTGCCAGCGTGGCTGTGGAAG GCTCTGAGGATAAAGGCAGCATGGAGATCGTGATCCTTGTTGGCACCGGAGTCATCGCTGTCTTTTTCTGGGTCCTCCTTCTCCTCATCTTCTGTAACATGAGGAGG ccaACCCATGCAGACATCAAGACTGGCTACTTGTCCATCATCATGGACCCCGGGGAGGTGCCTTTGGAGGAGCAGTGTGAATACCTGTCCTACGATGCTAGTCAATGGGAGTTCCCCCGGGAACGGCTGCACCTCG GCAGAGTCCTCGGCCACGGGGCCTTTGGGAAGGTGGTGGAAGCCTCAGCCTTTGGCATCAACAAGGGCAGCAGCTGTGACACTGTGGCCGTGAAAATGCTGAAAG AGGGCGCCACAGCCAGCGAGCATCGCGCCCTGATGTCGGAGCTCAAAATCCTAATCCACATTGGTAACCACCTCAACGTGGTCAACCTCCTGGGGGCTTGCACCAagcccaatg GCCCTCTCATGGTGATCGTGGAGTTTTGCAAGTATGGCAATCTCTCCAACTTCTTGCGCACCAAGCGAGAGGCCTTCAATCCCTGCGCG GAGAAGTCTGCTGAACAGAGAAGGCGCTTCTGCTCCATGGTGGAGGACGCCAAGGCTGACCAGAGGAGGCCAGGGAACTGCGACATGGCCCTCCTCACAAGGCTCTTAACGGGCAAGGGCGGGGCAGGGCGGGCCGCTCCAGTCCAAGAAG CCAAGGACCTGTGGCTGAGCCCGCTGACCATGGAAGACCTTGTCTGCTACAGCTTCCAGGTGGCCCGAGGGATGGAGTTCCTGGCCTCTCGAAAG TGTATCCACAGGGACCTGGCCGCTCGAAACATCTTGCTGTCAGAAAGTGACGTGGTGAAGATCTGTGACTTTGGCCTGGCCCGGGACATCTACAAGGACCCTGACTATGTGCGCAAGGGCAGT GCCCGGCTGCCCCTGAAGTGGATGGCCCCTGAGAGCATCTTCGACAAGGTGTACACCACGCAGAGCGACGTGTGGTCCTTTGGGGTCCTGCTCTGGGAGATTTTCTCCCTGG GGGCCTCCCCATACCCTGGGGTGCAGATCAATGAGGAGTTCTGCCAGCGGCTGAAAGAGGGCACCCGGATGCGGGCCCCGGAGCTAGCCACTCCTGCCAT ACGCCGCATCATGCTGAGCTGCTGGGCGGGAGACCCCAAAGAGAGGCCTGCATTCTCAGATCTGGTGGAGATCCTGGGGAACCTGCTTCAGGGCAGGGCCCAGCAG GAAGATGACTGCGTGGCTCCTTGTGGTTCTCAGAGCTCGGAGGAAGGCAGCTTCTTGCAGGCATCCACCACGGCCATGCACATCACAGAGACGGATGCTGACACAGAGGACAGCCCGCTGAGCCTGCACCAGCACAGCCTGGCCGCCAG ATATTATAACTGTGTGTCCTTTCCGGGATGCCTTGCCAGAGGAACGCAAACCCAGGGTTCCTCCAGGATGAAAACGTTTGAGGAATTTCCCATGACCCCAACTACCTACAAGGCCATAGTG GACAGCCAGACGGACAGTGGGATGGTGCTGGCCTCCGAGGAGTTTGAGCAGCTGGAGAGCAGGCACAGAGAAGAGAGCAGGCTCAG